TGAAATCTTTCGATGGAAAGAATGTATTAGAAAATATTAGTGCCTCTATACAGGAGGGAGAGTTTGTCTCTTTTGTAGGTCCAAGTGGTTGCGGGAAAAGCACATTGTTAAATATGATCGCGAGTGTCGAAGAACCAACGAGCGGAGAGGTATTTTATAACGAGGAACATGTGAAAAAACAAGATGCTGTAAGCTATATGCCGCAACAAGATTTATTATTACCGTGGCGATCGGCTTTACAAAATATTGTTCTTCCGTTGGAGATTGAAGGGAAACCTAAAAAACAAAGGTTAATAGAAGGAATGGAAGCATTAAAGCAGTTTGAGCTAGATGAATATGCGGATCATTATCCAGATGCACTGTCTGGTGGTATGCGCCAAAGAATTAGTTTTCTTCGCACATATTTATGTGAAAAACCAATTATGTTACTTGATGAGCCTTTTGGAAAATTAGATGCCTTTACAAAAATGGAAGTACACAGTTGGCTTTTAAATTCTTGGCATCAAGAAAAGCAAACAATCGTTATGGTTACACATGACTTAGATGAGGCCATCTTGCTTTCTGATCGCGTATTTATTTTATCTCAACGACCAGCATCAATTGTCGGCGAGGTGCAAGTGAAATTACCTCGTCCTCGAACGATGGATATGTTAACGTCACTGGAGTTAAAGAAGGATAAGGAAGAAATTTTGAGAGTATTAGCTCCTTATATGAAAAAATAGAAAAAGCTCTTACCAGATTTTAAGATAATTGCTGGTAAGAGCTTTTTTTATAGAAAATGAAAAGAATGAGAAGGAACAAAAGAAAAAATAGAGAATAGAATATAACAGAGTAGTTTATACTCTTAATATAACAAATGTTAAAGGAGTGAAAGGATAAAATGACTTTATCAACTGTTCTTCAAATGGTTTTAGCTTAAGACGGGAGAAGTCTGCCCATTTTTAACAAATAAGCTAAATTGAAGACAGCAGGTAAAGAACCTTAATCCTTTTTTACGATAATATGTAATGGGTAAGGTGTATTCACCTTACCCATTTTTATATGCACAATTAAATAAGGCTTTATACTGTTGGTCTCTCTATTTAGCTTATGGATGATAAGTAAAGGAGAGAGAAAAATGAGTATATTAACAGTAGAAAATGTAGGTTATTCATATGGCGAAAAATCCATTTTATATAATGCGAGCTTCCGATTATTAAAGGGCGAGCATGTTGGCTTGGTAGGTAAAAACGGAGTTGGAAAGTCTACGTTATTAAAGGTTTTAACAGGAGAGCTCATACATGATGATGGGAAAATTGAATGGTTTCCACATGTGAAAATTGGTTTTTTACAGCAACATGTAGATTTGCAAGAAGGTATAACAATTGAAGAGTACTTGCAAAGTGCATTTTCTGATTTATACGCAATTGAGCGTGAGATGTTAAAAATTACAGAAGAGATGGCGACAGAAGGAGAAATAGAAAAGCTGTTAGTAACATATGGAGAACTACAAGCTAGATTAGAGGGCTCTAATTTTTATCAAATTCATACAGAAATTGAAGAAGTGGCAACGGGTTTAGGGTTATTTGAAGTAGGGATGAAGAAGGACGTTTCAAAATTAAGTGGTGGTCAGCGAACGAAGTTATTACTTGGAAAGCTTCTTTTAGAAAAAGCTGATGTTTTATTGTTAGATGAGCCAACAAACTATTTAGATACAGCACATATAGAGTGGTTGCAATCGTATTTACGAATGTATGAAAAAGCTTATATTATCATTTCGCACGATGAAGTATTTTTGAACAGTATTACGAATGTTATTTATCATCTAGAAGAACGAAAGGTAAAGCGCTACGTAGGTGATTATAGTAGTTTTGTACGGAATTACGAGCTACAAAGGAAGCAATTACAAGCGGCGTATGTGAAGCAACAAAAAGAAATCGCGCATTTAGAAACTTTTATTCAAAAAAATAAAATTAGAAAAGCAAAGCAAGCAAAAAGCCGAGAGAAAGTACTGGAGAAAATGCAAAAGGTTGAAAAGATTAATCATGTACCTCGGTCCCGTTTTGTTTTTAATGTTTATAATGAGCCAGTGAGTTGTATATTGCAGGCTGAAAAACTAAGGATAGGGTATAGTGATCCGTTATTTCCAGAATTGGATTTGCAAGTGAAAAAAGGAGAGAAAATCGCCATTGTTGGTCATAATGGGATCGGAAAAACGACAATGTTAAAAACGTTATTAGGTCAAATAAAACCACTAAGCGGTTCAATTTCTGTTGGGGAACGAGTAACCCCTGCTTATTTTGCCCAGGAAGAGTTCGCTTCGGAAA
This Bacillus mycoides DNA region includes the following protein-coding sequences:
- a CDS encoding ABC transporter ATP-binding protein; translation: MSGLQIKDIVKSFDGKNVLENISASIQEGEFVSFVGPSGCGKSTLLNMIASVEEPTSGEVFYNEEHVKKQDAVSYMPQQDLLLPWRSALQNIVLPLEIEGKPKKQRLIEGMEALKQFELDEYADHYPDALSGGMRQRISFLRTYLCEKPIMLLDEPFGKLDAFTKMEVHSWLLNSWHQEKQTIVMVTHDLDEAILLSDRVFILSQRPASIVGEVQVKLPRPRTMDMLTSLELKKDKEEILRVLAPYMKK
- a CDS encoding ABC-F family ATP-binding cassette domain-containing protein, which encodes MSILTVENVGYSYGEKSILYNASFRLLKGEHVGLVGKNGVGKSTLLKVLTGELIHDDGKIEWFPHVKIGFLQQHVDLQEGITIEEYLQSAFSDLYAIEREMLKITEEMATEGEIEKLLVTYGELQARLEGSNFYQIHTEIEEVATGLGLFEVGMKKDVSKLSGGQRTKLLLGKLLLEKADVLLLDEPTNYLDTAHIEWLQSYLRMYEKAYIIISHDEVFLNSITNVIYHLEERKVKRYVGDYSSFVRNYELQRKQLQAAYVKQQKEIAHLETFIQKNKIRKAKQAKSREKVLEKMQKVEKINHVPRSRFVFNVYNEPVSCILQAEKLRIGYSDPLFPELDLQVKKGEKIAIVGHNGIGKTTMLKTLLGQIKPLSGSISVGERVTPAYFAQEEFASEITPLEKVWTERPDMTKKEVRQALAKCGLKEEHVLKPICLLSGGEQTKVRLCDLIVTKSNVLILDEPTNHLDIETKKALQEALQQYKGTVLIVSHEPSFYEAWITKIWNIEEWNVEK